A genomic window from Micromonospora sp. WMMA1947 includes:
- a CDS encoding LacI family DNA-binding transcriptional regulator, whose amino-acid sequence MPATIRDVARASGVHISTVSRTFSAPHLVNPETRVRVLACAEDLGYRPNRAARALITGRTHNIGLIVADIANPFFPPLIKAAEGQARHRDYHVFVADTNEDPVAEEDLVHALAKQVDGVLLCSPRMSNSLIEQVSREVPVVVINRQVAGLPCVMMDVGQGARAAIEHLLGLGHRRIALLGGPRGSWTAREMRRAATAAARGGGADLTILGPNQPTETGGGALAEQVRRSGVTAVLAYNDLMAIGLIEGLDAIGARVPHDVSVVGVDDIALSRLTRPKLTTVATPTAAAGRTAVDMLLQLDSDAPRGARGRGAAAGDRRTTAQVMLQTELVVRDSTGPVPAPGRDGTGA is encoded by the coding sequence GTGCCAGCCACCATCCGGGACGTCGCCCGCGCCTCCGGTGTGCACATCTCCACCGTGTCCCGGACGTTCTCGGCCCCGCACCTGGTCAACCCGGAGACCCGGGTCCGGGTGCTGGCCTGCGCGGAGGACCTCGGCTACCGGCCCAACCGGGCCGCCCGGGCCCTCATCACCGGCCGTACGCACAACATCGGCCTGATCGTGGCCGACATCGCCAACCCGTTCTTCCCGCCGCTGATCAAGGCGGCGGAGGGGCAGGCCCGGCACCGCGACTACCACGTGTTCGTGGCCGACACCAACGAGGACCCGGTCGCCGAGGAGGACCTGGTCCACGCCCTCGCCAAGCAGGTCGACGGCGTGCTGCTGTGCAGCCCTCGGATGAGCAACAGCCTGATCGAGCAGGTCAGCCGCGAGGTCCCGGTGGTGGTGATAAACCGCCAGGTCGCCGGCCTGCCCTGCGTGATGATGGACGTCGGGCAGGGCGCCCGGGCCGCGATCGAGCACCTGCTCGGGCTCGGCCACCGCCGGATCGCGCTGCTCGGCGGCCCGCGCGGCTCCTGGACCGCCCGGGAGATGCGCCGCGCCGCGACCGCCGCCGCCCGGGGCGGGGGAGCGGACCTGACCATTCTCGGACCCAACCAGCCCACCGAGACCGGCGGCGGCGCCCTGGCCGAACAGGTACGCCGCAGCGGCGTCACCGCCGTGCTCGCCTACAACGACCTGATGGCGATCGGCCTGATCGAAGGGCTGGACGCGATCGGGGCGCGGGTGCCGCACGACGTGAGCGTCGTCGGCGTCGACGACATCGCGCTGAGCCGGCTCACCCGCCCCAAGTTGACGACGGTGGCCACGCCGACCGCGGCCGCCGGCCGGACGGCCGTCGACATGCTGCTGCAACTCGACTCCGACGCGCCACGCGGCGCCCGGGGCCGGGGCGCGGCGGCCGGCGACCGTCGCACCACCGCACAGGTAATGCTCCAGACCGAACTGGTCGTCCGCGACTCGACCGGGCCCGTCCCCGCGCCCGGCCGGGACGGCACCGGGGCCTGA
- a CDS encoding GPW/gp25 family protein produces MRAFRFVGAGFDAGRAGGLALTAAGGLAMTDGDETVRQALYLLLSTTPGERLMRPGYGSRLHRLVFAPNDDTTAGLAIHYVRQAIRRWEPRVEVLDVDAGPDPDDPWRLVIRLDYRVRASLSPGHLVSSVDLLPADEETGDEEGTP; encoded by the coding sequence ATGAGGGCCTTCCGCTTCGTCGGCGCCGGCTTCGACGCCGGCCGCGCCGGTGGTCTCGCGCTCACCGCCGCCGGCGGGCTCGCCATGACCGACGGCGACGAGACGGTACGCCAGGCGCTGTACCTGCTGCTGTCCACCACGCCCGGGGAACGGCTGATGCGTCCCGGGTACGGGTCGCGGCTGCACCGGCTCGTCTTCGCCCCGAACGACGACACCACCGCCGGGCTGGCGATCCACTACGTGCGCCAGGCGATCCGGCGCTGGGAGCCTCGGGTCGAGGTGCTCGACGTGGACGCCGGCCCGGACCCGGACGACCCGTGGCGCCTGGTGATCCGGCTCGACTACCGGGTGCGGGCCAGCCTCTCCCCCGGCCACCTGGTGTCCTCCGTCGACCTGCTGCCCGCCGACGAGGAAACCGGAGACGAGGAGGGCACGCCATGA
- a CDS encoding extracellular solute-binding protein gives MHPATSPTAGVPAGRDHRTPLTRRRLVRGLAAVALAVPLALGAAGCGDDDAGGDGGPVKLSVFWWGGEARAKLTEDALALYTKKNPDVTFEKTWQANQGYFDKLATLTAGGNPPDLFQIDDNYLAEYAGRSTTLDLGSYRDSGKLDVSKFPKSLLEYGVVDGKLAGVAAGENTQGLVYNKTLLTKNGLPEPTTGMSWEEHIAWAEQVAKKTKVPGTQDPSADYKALWVWLRQQGKDLYNGKELGFTAEDVTKWFELWKGARDRGATPTPDVIHEGNSSDITKQLVVTGKSATSWVWVNQMPDLKKNTKDELGVVAYPGDPSAQWARASMYWSVFKGSKHKDVAVDVINFLNNDPEAVALLGTDRGLPSNMDLRAKVSETATDPAMKQSIQVESELAQKFGASPQVPIKGHSKVKSELVKAAENAQYGRATPAQAAEQFVTACKAAIA, from the coding sequence ATGCACCCCGCAACGTCCCCCACCGCCGGCGTACCCGCCGGGCGGGATCACCGTACCCCCCTGACCCGACGCCGACTCGTGCGCGGCCTGGCCGCCGTCGCGCTCGCCGTGCCCCTCGCCCTGGGCGCGGCCGGCTGCGGCGACGACGACGCCGGCGGCGACGGCGGCCCGGTCAAACTCTCCGTCTTCTGGTGGGGCGGTGAGGCCCGGGCGAAGCTCACCGAGGACGCCTTGGCCCTCTACACCAAGAAGAACCCGGACGTGACGTTCGAGAAGACGTGGCAGGCCAACCAGGGCTACTTCGACAAGCTCGCCACGCTGACCGCCGGCGGCAACCCGCCCGACCTGTTCCAGATCGACGACAACTACCTGGCCGAGTACGCCGGCCGCAGCACCACGCTCGACCTGGGCAGCTACCGCGACTCCGGCAAGCTCGACGTGTCGAAGTTCCCCAAGAGCCTGCTGGAGTACGGCGTGGTCGACGGCAAGCTCGCCGGGGTGGCCGCCGGGGAGAACACCCAGGGCCTGGTCTACAACAAGACGCTGCTGACCAAGAACGGGCTGCCCGAGCCGACCACCGGGATGAGCTGGGAGGAGCACATCGCCTGGGCCGAGCAGGTGGCGAAGAAGACGAAGGTCCCCGGTACGCAGGACCCGAGCGCCGACTACAAGGCGCTCTGGGTGTGGCTGCGCCAGCAGGGCAAGGACCTCTACAACGGCAAGGAACTCGGGTTCACCGCCGAGGACGTGACGAAGTGGTTCGAGCTGTGGAAGGGCGCGCGGGACCGGGGCGCCACCCCGACGCCCGACGTGATCCACGAGGGCAACTCCAGCGACATCACCAAGCAGCTCGTGGTCACCGGCAAGTCGGCCACCTCCTGGGTGTGGGTCAACCAGATGCCGGACCTGAAGAAGAACACCAAGGACGAGCTGGGCGTGGTCGCGTACCCGGGTGACCCGAGCGCGCAGTGGGCGCGCGCCTCGATGTACTGGTCGGTGTTCAAGGGCAGCAAGCACAAGGACGTCGCCGTCGACGTGATCAACTTCCTGAACAACGACCCGGAGGCGGTGGCGCTGCTCGGCACCGACCGTGGTCTGCCGTCCAACATGGACCTGCGTGCCAAGGTCAGCGAGACCGCCACCGACCCGGCCATGAAGCAGTCCATCCAGGTCGAGTCCGAGCTGGCGCAGAAGTTCGGCGCCTCGCCCCAGGTGCCGATCAAGGGCCACAGCAAGGTCAAGTCCGAGCTGGTAAAGGCCGCCGAGAACGCCCAGTACGGCCGCGCCACCCCGGCTCAGGCGGCGGAGCAGTTCGTCACCGCCTGCAAAGCCGCGATCGCCTGA
- a CDS encoding sugar kinase translates to MGETMVVLTPDDGGALEHAARLTVGVGGAESNVAAGLARLGHRAAWVSRVGDDPFGRRVVAEVAAAGVDVSLVTVDPDAPTGLYLKDPGPDGTRVHYHRAGSAASRLGAADLARPALAGARLLHLSGITAALSGTCRDLLVSALDGRALPGARVSFDVNHRPALWPADRAGPVLRDLADRAGVVLVGLDEAAVLWSADDPAAVRTLLPGPELVVVKDGPVGAAALPRTGPAVFVPALPVDVVEPVGAGDAFAAGFLSGLLRGLDLRACLRLGHLTAAPVLAVPGDTAPPPDPETIARALTLPNEAWTEQAQVGGGSGR, encoded by the coding sequence GTGGGCGAGACGATGGTGGTGCTCACCCCGGATGACGGCGGGGCGCTGGAGCACGCCGCGCGGCTGACCGTCGGCGTCGGCGGCGCGGAGTCGAACGTGGCGGCCGGGCTGGCCCGGCTCGGACACCGCGCCGCGTGGGTCAGCCGGGTCGGCGACGACCCGTTCGGGCGGCGGGTGGTGGCCGAGGTCGCCGCCGCGGGCGTGGACGTCAGCCTGGTCACTGTGGATCCGGACGCGCCGACCGGGCTCTACCTGAAGGATCCGGGGCCGGACGGCACCCGCGTGCACTACCACCGCGCCGGGTCGGCCGCGAGCCGCCTCGGCGCCGCCGACCTCGCGCGGCCCGCGCTGGCCGGGGCACGCCTGCTGCACCTGTCCGGCATCACCGCAGCGCTCTCCGGCACCTGCCGTGACCTGCTCGTATCAGCGCTGGACGGGCGCGCGCTGCCGGGCGCGCGGGTCAGCTTCGACGTGAACCACCGCCCGGCGCTCTGGCCCGCCGACCGGGCCGGACCGGTCCTGCGTGACCTGGCCGACCGCGCCGGCGTGGTGCTGGTCGGGCTGGACGAGGCAGCGGTGCTCTGGTCGGCGGACGATCCGGCCGCGGTTCGCACGCTGCTGCCCGGCCCGGAGCTGGTGGTGGTCAAGGACGGGCCGGTCGGCGCGGCGGCGCTGCCGCGTACCGGGCCGGCGGTGTTCGTGCCGGCGCTGCCGGTGGACGTGGTGGAGCCGGTCGGCGCGGGTGACGCGTTCGCCGCCGGGTTCCTCTCCGGGCTGCTACGCGGCCTCGACCTGCGAGCCTGCCTGCGGCTGGGGCACCTGACCGCGGCGCCGGTGCTGGCCGTGCCGGGCGACACCGCCCCGCCGCCGGACCCGGAGACGATCGCGCGGGCGCTGACGCTGCCGAACGAGGCGTGGACCGAGCAGGCGCAGGTCGGGGGAGGGAGTGGACGATGA
- a CDS encoding phage tail protein codes for MRRAAIERLLPAAYQRAAGPGSVLGALLDVMEALHAPDEAVLADVDALFGPYRTPDGFVAYLTRWVAMDHVVAAPRADAPLPLPAGRLRDLVAHGALLARWRGTPYGMRTALELATGVTGFVLDEPADRPFHLVVRVPPAAADRLALVTRIVEAEKPAAVTVEVVAGDPADPPSDPTPPDPGPPPTPEPDDAEPAAGVATVRAVGRAHVPAPLPHDPPEEPS; via the coding sequence ATGCGCCGAGCGGCGATTGAGCGGCTGCTGCCGGCCGCGTACCAGCGGGCCGCCGGCCCGGGCAGCGTGCTGGGCGCGCTGCTGGACGTGATGGAGGCGCTGCACGCCCCGGACGAGGCGGTGCTCGCCGACGTCGACGCGCTGTTCGGGCCGTACCGGACGCCGGACGGGTTCGTGGCGTACCTGACCCGCTGGGTGGCGATGGACCACGTGGTCGCCGCGCCCCGCGCCGACGCGCCGCTGCCGTTGCCGGCCGGCCGGCTGCGGGACCTCGTCGCGCACGGCGCGCTGCTGGCCCGGTGGCGCGGCACCCCGTACGGGATGCGGACCGCGCTGGAACTGGCCACCGGCGTGACCGGGTTCGTGCTGGACGAGCCGGCCGACCGGCCGTTCCACCTGGTGGTGCGGGTGCCACCGGCCGCCGCCGACCGGCTGGCACTGGTCACCCGCATCGTCGAGGCGGAGAAACCGGCGGCGGTCACCGTCGAGGTCGTCGCCGGGGACCCGGCCGACCCGCCCTCCGACCCGACGCCGCCGGACCCGGGCCCGCCGCCCACGCCCGAGCCGGACGACGCCGAGCCCGCCGCCGGGGTGGCGACGGTGCGCGCGGTCGGCCGGGCGCACGTACCCGCACCCCTGCCCCACGATCCGCCCGAGGAGCCGTCATGA
- a CDS encoding carbohydrate ABC transporter permease, protein MTALAATRRPGGGRNVLRLVVLVAIVAVVLYPLFWMLGTSVKSQAEIVNNVGLLPEKFTPGNYLDGWTNFDISFGRFFLNSALVSGLTVVGNALSCLLAAYALGRLRFRLRKLWFTVMIGTLLLPGHVLIVPQYILFRGLGLVGGDWPYLPLLVPQFLATEAFFVFLMVQFMRGIPRELDEAATIDGASPYGVFRHVILPLSRPALVTTAIFSFIWTWNDFFRQLVFLSSLEDYTVPVALTLFIDSTSQSAVGPMFAMSVLSLLPVFLFFLAFQRMLVEGINTSGLKG, encoded by the coding sequence ATGACGGCGCTCGCTGCCACCCGCCGGCCGGGCGGTGGCCGGAACGTGCTGCGGCTCGTCGTGCTCGTGGCGATCGTCGCGGTGGTGCTCTACCCGCTGTTCTGGATGCTCGGCACCTCGGTCAAGTCGCAGGCCGAGATCGTCAACAACGTCGGCCTGCTGCCGGAGAAGTTCACCCCCGGCAACTACCTCGACGGCTGGACCAACTTCGACATCAGCTTCGGCCGGTTCTTCCTCAACAGCGCGCTGGTCAGCGGGCTCACCGTCGTCGGCAACGCGCTGTCCTGCCTGCTCGCCGCGTACGCGCTGGGCCGGCTGCGGTTCCGGCTGCGCAAGCTCTGGTTCACCGTCATGATCGGCACGCTGCTGCTACCCGGGCACGTGCTGATCGTGCCGCAGTACATCCTGTTCCGCGGCCTCGGCCTGGTCGGCGGCGACTGGCCGTACCTGCCGCTGCTGGTGCCGCAGTTCCTGGCCACCGAGGCGTTCTTCGTCTTCCTCATGGTGCAGTTCATGCGCGGCATCCCACGCGAGCTGGACGAGGCGGCCACCATCGACGGCGCGTCCCCGTACGGCGTGTTCCGGCACGTCATCCTGCCGCTGAGCCGCCCGGCGCTGGTCACCACGGCGATCTTCTCGTTCATCTGGACCTGGAACGACTTCTTCCGGCAGTTGGTGTTCCTGTCCAGCCTGGAGGACTACACGGTCCCGGTGGCGCTGACCCTGTTCATCGACTCGACCAGCCAGAGCGCCGTCGGTCCGATGTTCGCCATGTCGGTGCTGTCGCTGCTGCCGGTGTTCCTGTTCTTCCTGGCCTTCCAGCGGATGCTCGTCGAGGGCATCAACACCAGCGGGCTGAAGGGATGA
- a CDS encoding putative baseplate assembly protein — MTLPVPHLDDRAFLDLVTEARERIARSCPDWTDLSAHDPGMALVEAFAYLTEVMIYRLNQLPEKAYVAFLNLLGVTRHPPAAAWADVRLTRTGPDRGPVRVPAGTRVAAARGADPRPVVFVTTEPAVLPAGETTTTVRVHHCEPVEAELLGTGTGQPGQVLRAARAPLTRTTEALDLLLGVEVPAGSVELGAAAREHEGRTYEIWRPVDSFAGVGAQAKVYLVDRASGVVTFAPALDLRPDVSAPAVEGAAGATTVAAVPPAGRQVRLWYRCGGGPAGNVAAGVLTSLRDPLPGVKVDNPEPATGGRDLESLESVLARGPYEFFAQQRAVTARDFEILATGSGAVARARAFTRASVYSFARPGEVEVVLVPYVPEAARPGGRLPVAVLREHEVEEARRRVEADLERRRALGTAVRAGWARYKAVSIQARVVVRREEDVDAVRRRIHDRLHQTLSPLPTPLNPAGWAFGEPLRASNVYRMLEHAEPGVRYVESVRFVVDEAPDAQVRTVAVDQYQADTWYAGGGSVLFRSTNAGAGWEPAGRFDDETVVRVVPAPAPVRPGVVPRAGSVAVVTTRDAGGSRVRLSTDLGETWTLLTDLDSGVRDLAWIDRDGTGALLLATDTGLYEVPLLPGAVPLQILVDPADADRGFYAVRAFVSERGAPGVAVAAQAGFGVYLSTAAGRPGTFAHVGLANVDNRVLAVQYDGPATLLWCGAGEPDPKKPGQGCHRTRLFESDVKWQSMAAGWIGGTCRDLTFSGPLALAATQSGGVVRLDTLAGQPQWSPVMVNCGLPLRDRTRFVPVDAIAATAPTGTSGAGRLVLAGGERGVFRSGDGEDWTASANQATADVVTVPGTWLLCSGEHDIEVVRQDAPSGD, encoded by the coding sequence ATGACGCTGCCGGTGCCGCACCTGGACGACCGCGCCTTCCTCGACCTGGTCACCGAGGCGCGGGAACGCATCGCCCGGTCCTGCCCGGACTGGACCGACCTGTCCGCGCACGACCCGGGCATGGCGCTGGTGGAGGCGTTCGCCTACCTGACCGAGGTGATGATCTACCGGCTGAACCAGTTGCCGGAGAAGGCGTACGTCGCGTTCCTGAACCTGCTCGGCGTCACCCGGCACCCACCGGCGGCGGCCTGGGCGGACGTGCGCCTGACCCGTACCGGCCCGGACCGCGGCCCGGTGCGGGTGCCGGCCGGCACCCGCGTCGCCGCGGCCCGCGGGGCGGACCCCCGGCCGGTCGTCTTCGTGACCACCGAACCGGCGGTGCTGCCCGCCGGGGAGACCACGACGACGGTACGTGTGCACCACTGCGAGCCGGTGGAGGCGGAGCTGCTGGGCACCGGCACCGGGCAGCCCGGTCAGGTGTTGCGGGCCGCCCGCGCGCCGTTGACCCGTACCACCGAGGCGCTGGACCTGCTGCTCGGAGTGGAGGTGCCGGCGGGCTCGGTGGAGCTGGGCGCCGCCGCCCGCGAGCACGAGGGGCGCACGTACGAGATCTGGCGGCCGGTGGACAGCTTCGCCGGTGTCGGGGCGCAGGCGAAGGTCTACCTGGTGGACCGGGCCTCCGGGGTGGTCACGTTCGCCCCGGCGCTGGACCTGCGCCCGGACGTGAGCGCCCCGGCCGTCGAGGGGGCGGCCGGGGCGACCACGGTGGCGGCGGTGCCGCCGGCCGGGCGGCAGGTACGGCTCTGGTACCGCTGCGGCGGCGGACCGGCCGGCAACGTGGCGGCGGGCGTGCTGACCAGCCTGCGTGATCCGCTGCCGGGGGTGAAGGTGGACAACCCGGAGCCGGCCACCGGCGGCCGGGACCTGGAGTCGCTGGAGTCGGTGCTGGCGCGCGGGCCGTACGAGTTCTTCGCCCAGCAGCGCGCGGTGACCGCCCGGGACTTCGAGATCCTCGCCACCGGCTCCGGCGCGGTGGCGCGGGCGCGGGCGTTCACCAGGGCCTCCGTCTACAGCTTCGCCCGGCCCGGCGAGGTCGAGGTGGTGCTGGTGCCGTACGTGCCGGAGGCGGCCCGCCCCGGCGGGCGGCTGCCGGTGGCGGTGCTGCGTGAGCACGAGGTGGAGGAGGCCCGCCGCCGGGTCGAGGCCGACCTGGAGCGGCGCCGCGCCCTGGGTACGGCGGTGCGCGCGGGCTGGGCCCGGTACAAGGCGGTGTCCATCCAGGCGCGGGTGGTGGTGCGCCGCGAGGAGGACGTGGACGCGGTGCGCCGCCGCATCCACGACCGGCTGCACCAGACGCTCAGCCCGCTGCCCACGCCGCTGAACCCGGCCGGCTGGGCGTTCGGCGAGCCGCTACGCGCCTCCAACGTGTACCGGATGCTGGAGCACGCCGAGCCGGGCGTGCGCTACGTCGAGTCGGTGCGGTTCGTGGTCGACGAGGCGCCCGACGCGCAGGTACGGACCGTGGCGGTGGACCAGTACCAGGCCGACACCTGGTACGCCGGCGGCGGGTCGGTGCTGTTCCGCTCCACCAACGCGGGGGCGGGCTGGGAACCGGCCGGCCGGTTCGACGACGAGACCGTGGTGCGGGTGGTGCCCGCGCCCGCCCCGGTACGCCCCGGCGTCGTCCCGCGCGCCGGTTCGGTGGCGGTGGTGACCACCCGCGACGCCGGTGGCTCCCGGGTGCGGCTGAGCACCGACCTGGGCGAGACGTGGACGCTGCTGACCGACCTCGACTCCGGCGTCCGCGACCTGGCCTGGATCGACCGCGACGGCACCGGCGCGCTGCTGCTGGCCACCGACACCGGCCTGTACGAGGTGCCGCTGCTACCAGGCGCGGTGCCGCTGCAGATCCTTGTCGACCCGGCCGACGCCGACCGGGGCTTCTACGCGGTCCGCGCGTTCGTCTCCGAGCGCGGCGCACCCGGGGTGGCGGTCGCCGCGCAGGCCGGATTCGGGGTCTACCTGTCCACCGCCGCGGGACGGCCCGGCACGTTCGCCCACGTCGGTCTCGCCAACGTGGACAACCGGGTGCTCGCCGTGCAGTACGACGGCCCGGCCACGCTGCTGTGGTGCGGCGCGGGCGAGCCGGACCCGAAGAAGCCCGGCCAGGGCTGCCACCGCACCCGGCTGTTCGAGTCGGACGTGAAGTGGCAGTCGATGGCGGCCGGCTGGATCGGCGGCACCTGCCGGGACCTGACGTTCAGCGGTCCGCTCGCGCTGGCCGCGACGCAGAGCGGCGGCGTGGTCCGCCTCGACACGCTCGCCGGGCAGCCGCAGTGGTCGCCGGTGATGGTCAACTGCGGCCTGCCGCTGCGGGACCGGACCCGGTTCGTCCCGGTCGACGCCATCGCCGCCACCGCGCCCACCGGCACGTCCGGCGCCGGGCGGCTGGTGCTCGCCGGGGGTGAGCGCGGCGTGTTCCGCAGCGGCGACGGCGAGGACTGGACGGCGAGCGCCAACCAGGCCACCGCCGACGTGGTCACCGTCCCCGGCACCTGGCTGCTCTGCTCCGGCGAGCACGACATCGAGGTGGTGCGGCAGGATGCGCCGAGCGGCGATTGA
- a CDS encoding sugar ABC transporter permease — protein MALTTAPGRTPRTGPAGPRPTRRRAGRARLGEGLAGYVFLSPWLIGLMGVTAIPMLLSLWLSFTDYDILTPLSEVRWVGLANYERMFTADPSYWHAVRVTLTFALVAVPLKLAAALGVALLLNRAWRGVGLFRSLFYLPSLLGGSVALAIVWVNMFNRDGAFNSFLALFGVEGLPWVSDPDWALETLMVLAIWQFGAPMVIFLAGLKQVPTELYEAAAVDGAGAWRRFRAVTLPMLSPVIFFNLVLETINGFQGFTAAFVLSNGTGGPVDSTLMYTLKLYISGFTDLEMGYASAMAWVFLVAIGVITAVFFSTGRFWVHYSDGDDS, from the coding sequence GTGGCTCTCACCACGGCGCCCGGCCGGACCCCGCGTACCGGACCGGCCGGCCCCCGCCCCACGCGGCGTCGGGCCGGCCGGGCCCGGCTCGGCGAGGGCCTGGCGGGGTACGTCTTCCTCTCGCCCTGGCTCATCGGACTGATGGGCGTCACGGCGATCCCGATGCTGCTGTCGCTCTGGCTGAGCTTCACCGACTACGACATCCTCACGCCGCTGTCCGAGGTGCGGTGGGTGGGGCTGGCCAACTACGAGCGGATGTTCACCGCCGACCCGTCGTACTGGCACGCGGTGCGGGTCACGCTGACGTTCGCGCTGGTCGCCGTACCGCTGAAGCTGGCCGCCGCGCTCGGCGTGGCGCTGCTGCTCAACCGGGCCTGGCGCGGCGTCGGGCTGTTCCGCAGCCTGTTCTACCTGCCGTCGCTGCTCGGCGGCAGCGTCGCGCTGGCGATCGTCTGGGTCAACATGTTCAACCGGGACGGCGCGTTCAACTCGTTCCTCGCCCTGTTCGGCGTCGAGGGGCTGCCCTGGGTCAGCGACCCGGACTGGGCGCTGGAGACACTGATGGTGCTGGCGATCTGGCAGTTCGGCGCGCCTATGGTGATCTTCCTGGCCGGGCTCAAGCAGGTGCCCACCGAGCTGTACGAGGCGGCGGCGGTGGACGGCGCCGGGGCGTGGCGGCGGTTCCGCGCGGTCACCCTGCCCATGCTCTCCCCGGTGATCTTCTTCAACCTGGTGCTGGAGACCATCAACGGCTTCCAGGGCTTCACCGCCGCGTTCGTGCTCAGCAACGGCACCGGTGGTCCGGTCGACTCCACCCTCATGTACACGCTGAAGCTCTACATCTCCGGCTTCACCGACCTGGAGATGGGCTACGCGTCGGCGATGGCGTGGGTGTTCCTGGTGGCGATCGGCGTGATCACTGCCGTCTTCTTCAGCACCGGCCGGTTCTGGGTGCACTACTCGGACGGAGACGACTCATGA
- a CDS encoding bifunctional 4-hydroxy-2-oxoglutarate aldolase/2-dehydro-3-deoxy-phosphogluconate aldolase — translation MSGHDFEALFGGARVMVILRDLPPGETVRLAELAWDLGIAVVEVPIRTPEAVPALRAAVTAGRRRDRIVGAGTVRTPAQVHDAVAAGAAFTVAPGLDLAVADAAAGLGVPHLPGVATPTEAQRALDHGLVWLKAFPAVSLGPAWFRAVAGPLPEARFVATGGVDAGNAGDFLAAGARVVAVGSALTDPAQLPRLATLATGGAVT, via the coding sequence ATGAGCGGGCACGACTTCGAGGCCCTGTTCGGCGGCGCGCGGGTGATGGTGATCCTGCGTGACCTGCCGCCCGGCGAGACGGTACGGCTGGCGGAACTGGCCTGGGATCTCGGCATCGCCGTGGTGGAGGTGCCCATCCGTACCCCGGAAGCGGTGCCGGCGCTGCGCGCCGCCGTGACGGCCGGGCGGCGGCGGGACCGGATCGTCGGCGCGGGCACTGTGCGTACCCCGGCGCAGGTCCACGACGCGGTGGCCGCCGGGGCGGCGTTCACAGTGGCGCCGGGCCTGGACCTGGCGGTGGCCGACGCGGCGGCCGGTCTCGGCGTGCCGCACCTGCCCGGCGTGGCCACGCCGACCGAGGCGCAGCGGGCGCTCGACCACGGCCTGGTGTGGCTCAAGGCGTTCCCGGCGGTCAGTCTCGGCCCGGCGTGGTTCCGGGCGGTGGCCGGGCCGCTGCCGGAGGCCCGGTTCGTGGCCACCGGCGGTGTCGACGCCGGCAACGCGGGTGACTTCCTCGCCGCCGGGGCGCGGGTGGTGGCGGTCGGTTCGGCGCTCACCGACCCGGCGCAACTGCCGCGCCTGGCCACGCTCGCAACCGGCGGCGCGGTCACCTGA
- a CDS encoding PmoA family protein, with the protein MTTEPRSAAAEPRRAGPEPRPAAADAEPRLVVDGVEVARYLVRPDLDPRHGPRPYLHPVRTRAGTPVTDALPADHVWHLGASLAVQDVDGVNLWGGRTYVRGTGYTWRDDHGVIAHTGWRERTADRLDHDLEWRDRHGRVLLREHRRISATSAGEDAWWLDLSATLTSATGADVRLGSPATNGRPGGAGYGGFFWRAVADGEPLVRTAAAIGEDDVNGSAAPWLALSATAPGGGAYTLVFTGLGPGDRWFVRTAMYPGVCVAYAFDSPAVVAAGQPRHNRHRVLVADGHLDPVDVSARVEAVLR; encoded by the coding sequence GTGACCACCGAACCTCGTTCCGCCGCTGCCGAGCCGCGCCGCGCCGGGCCCGAGCCGCGCCCTGCCGCGGCCGACGCCGAGCCCCGGCTGGTCGTGGACGGCGTCGAGGTGGCCCGGTACCTGGTCCGGCCCGACCTGGACCCGCGCCACGGGCCCCGGCCGTACCTGCATCCGGTGCGGACCCGGGCCGGCACCCCGGTCACCGACGCGCTCCCGGCCGACCACGTCTGGCACCTCGGCGCGTCACTGGCCGTGCAGGACGTGGACGGCGTCAACCTGTGGGGCGGCCGGACGTACGTGCGCGGCACCGGCTACACCTGGCGCGACGACCACGGCGTCATCGCGCACACCGGCTGGCGGGAGCGGACCGCCGACCGGCTCGACCACGACCTGGAGTGGCGGGACCGGCACGGCCGGGTGCTGCTGCGCGAGCACCGGCGGATCAGCGCCACGTCCGCCGGGGAGGACGCCTGGTGGCTGGACCTGTCCGCCACGCTCACCTCCGCGACCGGCGCCGACGTGCGCCTGGGCAGCCCGGCCACGAACGGCCGCCCGGGCGGCGCCGGGTACGGCGGCTTCTTCTGGCGGGCCGTGGCCGACGGGGAACCGCTTGTGCGCACCGCCGCCGCCATCGGTGAGGACGACGTGAACGGCTCGGCCGCGCCCTGGCTGGCGTTGTCCGCCACCGCGCCCGGCGGTGGCGCGTACACGCTGGTGTTCACCGGTCTGGGGCCGGGCGACAGGTGGTTCGTGCGCACCGCCATGTACCCGGGCGTCTGCGTCGCGTACGCGTTCGACAGCCCGGCGGTGGTCGCGGCCGGGCAGCCCCGGCACAACCGGCACCGCGTGCTCGTCGCCGACGGCCACCTCGACCCGGTCGACGTGTCGGCCCGAGTCGAGGCGGTTCTCCGGTGA